CCCTTCGGTGAAACGTTAAAGAACGCCAGCATGACAAGGCCCAACACACCATATGATAACAAGATATCGCCATGCCAGATAAAAAATGCATGTACCAGCCCGAAGCCGATTAAAACAATTAATCTTCTAAAAATAATCAAACGGTAATTTATATTTTTTAACGAAAGCCGTTCTTTCATTATATATAAGCCAAAGCCGAACATAAGAGAAAACAATGTGTAAAAGCTGGCTTGAAAAAAGATATCAATGATGCTCTGCACAAGCTGGCTCGACGCAGAAGTCCAATATTGATCTTCTCCCCCGTACAGGAAGAAAGGAGCATTAAAAGCGGGCATATTCACCATAAATATCCCGAGGATCGCCAGGCCGCGTGCTGCATCAATCCAATTTAACCGCTCGGCTTCCTGTAGAGGTGTTGGCTTCTCTGTCATGTGACTTCCCCCTTTTGTTAACTTCATTTTACTTTTATTACGATATTTACACAATGTTGAATCATATAGATATAGAAAGGAGATTTCTGATGCCCGCCAAAGTAGGTTATGTAAAAGTGATCAGTATCTCTTCTTCTTCTGTGTTTAATATAGGTGATGTTTATAATGTTTCTCCGCAAGCCACTGCTAAGACTTTTGCCGGCGGCGGATCATTTAATACTGGTGATGGAATTAGAATTCGCTTGAACAGTTCAAGCACATATGTTTATGACAAGGATGTCAAAGATCAAAATATTGTCAATTAAGGAGGGTGTTAAAAATGGGCTTGACTATTTATCAGACCATATCCATACGCCTTATTAAAATCGGGACGGTTGCCAACTCATCTGTGGTGCAAATTGGCAGCTCTGGTGTGATCCAAGCTCAGGCTGATTTATATAATACCGGCTGCTTCACCACCCCTGCAATGGAGCCTCAGCCAGCGGATGGTGAAGTAATTATACCGGAAACCGCTGATGAAGGATCACTAGTTCCTCTTTCCATCATATAGTCAAAATAAATAGCATAACTCATGCATAGGTTGAGTAAGGGGTGATACTAAATGAACAGCAATTATAATAATTACATTAATTACAACGATTGGAATACGTGGATACAGCAAATGATGCAGCAAATGAAGGAACAGCAGCAATTGATCGAGCAACTCACCCAAAAAATTGAGCACCTTCAATCTCAAGAGCCTCCGCCGCGAACAGTTATCGAGAAAATCGAATACCATTTTGACCAACTTAAGATTGAAACCTTAGAAGGCACCCTGCAGATCGGATTAACGCCCCAAGGTATGGCCGAGAACGGAATCGAGGATTTATATACAGGACAAATGGAAGACTTTGAAGTCGAGAAGCTCATGAATGATATCGTGCCTAAACATGTAGATGAGTATTCAGCTTCTCTTAACCTAAACCTAACAAAAGATCACCGCGAAAAAATTATAAATGATATCAACCAGCAGCTTCCTGAACGTTTTATGCTTTATAAACAGCAGAACCCGAATCTTAATAACCAGTTAATTACAGAGCGCATATCTGAAGAGATCAGAAATTCTGTCACTCAATATTTGGATAAGTATCATAAGGAGGGTCCTCAATGAATTTTACGGTTCATAATTATGGGTTTCACATTGGGCATGTCCAAGTGCGAAGTGTTACAACATCATCGGTCTTTTTAATTGGTGATAATGAAACCGTAAGACTTCGTTCTTTTTTTGATACACCGCCGGAATCACTAATCATCGGTCCTTATGTCCCGACCGAAGTTGATGCTGAATTGGAGAGGTCAGATGCTGAATAGACGCCTTGCAGAAGTGGGGCATGTAAAAGTAACCA
This window of the Halobacillus sp. Marseille-Q1614 genome carries:
- a CDS encoding spore germination protein; its protein translation is MPAKVGYVKVISISSSSVFNIGDVYNVSPQATAKTFAGGGSFNTGDGIRIRLNSSSTYVYDKDVKDQNIVN
- a CDS encoding spore germination protein GerPB, with protein sequence MGLTIYQTISIRLIKIGTVANSSVVQIGSSGVIQAQADLYNTGCFTTPAMEPQPADGEVIIPETADEGSLVPLSII
- a CDS encoding spore gernimation protein GerPD; the protein is MNFTVHNYGFHIGHVQVRSVTTSSVFLIGDNETVRLRSFFDTPPESLIIGPYVPTEVDAELERSDAE
- the gerPC gene encoding spore germination protein GerPC; amino-acid sequence: MNSNYNNYINYNDWNTWIQQMMQQMKEQQQLIEQLTQKIEHLQSQEPPPRTVIEKIEYHFDQLKIETLEGTLQIGLTPQGMAENGIEDLYTGQMEDFEVEKLMNDIVPKHVDEYSASLNLNLTKDHREKIINDINQQLPERFMLYKQQNPNLNNQLITERISEEIRNSVTQYLDKYHKEGPQ